A stretch of Lysobacter sp. K5869 DNA encodes these proteins:
- a CDS encoding accessory factor UbiK family protein translates to MIDLNYIDDLARRLSTLVPSGVREGREEMQQNFKSVLQTGLSKLDLVTREEFEVQRAVLLRTREKLEELQRTVAELESRLDDASAPQH, encoded by the coding sequence ATGATCGACCTGAACTACATCGACGACCTCGCCCGCCGCCTCAGCACCCTGGTTCCGTCCGGCGTGCGCGAAGGCCGCGAGGAAATGCAGCAGAACTTCAAGTCCGTGCTGCAGACCGGCTTGTCCAAGCTCGACCTGGTCACCCGCGAGGAATTCGAGGTGCAGCGCGCGGTGCTGCTGCGCACCCGCGAAAAGCTCGAAGAACTGCAGCGCACCGTGGCCGAGCTCGAATCCCGGCTCGACGACGCCTCCGCTCCCCAGCACTGA
- a CDS encoding P-II family nitrogen regulator gives MKMVMAVIKPFKLDDVREALAEAGVAGITATEVKGFGRQKGHTELYRGAEYVVDFLPKIKLEVAVTDDQVDTVVEAIMKAAGTGKIGDGKIFVWDLERAVRIRTGEMDGDAL, from the coding sequence ATGAAGATGGTCATGGCGGTGATCAAGCCGTTCAAGCTCGACGACGTGCGCGAAGCGCTGGCCGAAGCCGGCGTGGCCGGCATCACCGCGACCGAGGTCAAGGGCTTCGGCCGCCAGAAGGGCCACACCGAGCTGTATCGCGGCGCCGAGTACGTGGTCGACTTCCTGCCCAAGATCAAGCTGGAAGTGGCGGTGACCGACGATCAGGTCGATACCGTGGTCGAGGCGATCATGAAGGCCGCCGGCACCGGCAAGATCGGCGACGGCAAGATCTTCGTCTGGGATCTGGAACGCGCGGTGCGCATCCGCACCGGCGAGATGGACGGCGACGCGCTCTAA